From a region of the Acidicapsa acidisoli genome:
- the neuC gene encoding UDP-N-acetylglucosamine 2-epimerase, which yields MTRRIAVVTTSRADYSHLYWPLVELQQHPEVELGVIALGAHLSPEFGSTIHEIEKNGFPILARIECLLSSDSDTGMAKTIGLATLSLADTLTAWRPDLLLLIADRYEMLAPASVALALRIPIAHIEGGEVSQGAIDDAVRNALTKLAHIHFTSTATARKRVISMGEEPWRVHHAGAPSLDHLRRSTLLSHQAIEQRLNIHLQSPTLLVAYHPVTIHRETTQEAEALFNALQQVQGQILFVYPNSDAGSRQLIERTQSFAAVRPDTHIFVNLDAVTYWSLLQCVDALVGNSSSGIMEAASFALPTVNVGMRQQGRERARNILDAAPETTAILAAIEQALSPAFRASLAGMTNPYGDGHAAKRIVQVLANANLANLLIKAPVPITNIAEEQ from the coding sequence ACGCGCCGACTACAGCCACCTCTACTGGCCTCTCGTCGAACTGCAGCAACATCCTGAAGTCGAACTCGGCGTCATCGCGCTCGGCGCTCATCTCTCCCCGGAATTCGGCAGCACTATCCATGAAATTGAAAAAAATGGCTTCCCCATCCTCGCCCGCATCGAGTGCCTTCTCAGCTCCGATTCAGACACCGGCATGGCCAAGACCATCGGCCTCGCAACACTCAGCCTCGCCGACACGCTTACGGCATGGCGTCCCGATCTGCTGCTCCTCATCGCCGACCGATACGAGATGCTCGCGCCCGCATCCGTCGCGCTCGCCCTGCGCATCCCCATCGCCCACATCGAGGGCGGCGAAGTAAGCCAGGGAGCCATCGACGACGCCGTGCGCAACGCACTAACCAAGCTCGCGCACATCCACTTCACCTCCACCGCAACAGCTCGCAAGCGCGTGATTTCGATGGGTGAAGAGCCATGGCGCGTCCATCACGCCGGAGCGCCGTCGCTCGATCACCTGCGTCGCAGCACATTGCTGAGCCATCAGGCCATCGAGCAGCGCCTTAATATCCATCTGCAATCGCCAACCCTGCTCGTCGCCTACCATCCCGTAACCATCCACCGCGAAACCACACAGGAAGCAGAAGCTCTCTTCAACGCGTTGCAACAAGTGCAAGGCCAGATCCTCTTCGTCTATCCCAACTCTGACGCAGGCAGCCGCCAACTCATCGAGCGCACGCAAAGCTTTGCAGCCGTAAGACCCGATACGCATATCTTCGTCAATCTCGATGCCGTTACCTACTGGAGCCTCCTGCAATGCGTAGACGCGCTCGTCGGCAACTCCTCCAGCGGCATCATGGAAGCCGCGTCCTTCGCGCTCCCCACAGTCAACGTAGGCATGCGCCAGCAGGGCCGCGAACGCGCCCGCAATATTCTTGACGCAGCGCCCGAAACCACCGCGATCCTCGCCGCAATTGAACAGGCGCTCAGTCCCGCCTTTCGCGCATCCCTCGCAGGCATGACCAATCCCTATGGAGACGGCCACGCAGCCAAGCGCATTGTCCAGGTGCTCGCCAACGCGAACCTAGCCAATCTCCTGATCAAAGCTCCGGTGCCCATAACAAACATCGCAGAGGAACAATGA
- a CDS encoding DegT/DnrJ/EryC1/StrS family aminotransferase codes for MSLRIPLSSPDITEVEIEAVTSVLRTNSLSLGPKLVEFEEAFAAFHGAPHAIAVSSGTAALHLAIRALNIGVGDEVILPSFTFIAVANAIRYEGATPVFADIDPITLNIDHVSVEAAITTRTRAILVVHTFGIPAEMNALMQIASRHRLAIIEDACEAIGSTYNDKLVGTFGDIAVFGFYPNKQITTGEGGAMLVRDTHLANRIRALRNQGRYPSGDWLQHAELGYNYRLSEIACALGIVQLRRLPTILAQRTRVASSYHDLLAHLDGILLPPLYLQSRTVSWFVYIVRLAEQSTSAERDKVLDALLQAGIGCARYFAPIHLQPAYQQLPAAQQARLPVTEAIAERTLALPFFNQLSFADAAQVADTLKAAMAAITADR; via the coding sequence ATGAGCCTCCGCATACCGCTCTCATCACCCGACATCACAGAAGTAGAAATCGAAGCAGTAACCAGCGTCCTGCGCACCAACTCCCTCAGCCTCGGACCAAAGCTCGTCGAGTTCGAAGAAGCATTCGCAGCGTTCCACGGCGCGCCTCACGCCATCGCAGTAAGCTCCGGCACAGCCGCGTTGCATCTCGCCATCCGTGCTCTCAACATCGGCGTGGGCGACGAAGTCATCCTCCCATCCTTCACCTTCATCGCCGTCGCAAACGCAATCCGCTATGAAGGCGCAACGCCCGTCTTCGCCGACATCGATCCCATTACGCTGAACATCGACCACGTATCCGTCGAAGCAGCCATCACCACGCGCACCCGCGCCATCCTCGTAGTCCACACCTTCGGTATTCCCGCCGAAATGAACGCATTGATGCAGATCGCCAGCCGTCATCGACTCGCCATCATTGAAGACGCCTGCGAAGCCATCGGATCAACCTATAACGATAAGCTCGTCGGCACATTCGGAGACATAGCTGTCTTCGGCTTCTATCCCAACAAACAAATCACCACCGGCGAGGGCGGTGCAATGCTCGTCCGCGACACCCACTTAGCCAACCGCATCCGCGCCCTGCGCAACCAGGGCCGCTATCCCTCCGGCGACTGGCTTCAGCATGCCGAACTTGGCTATAACTATCGCCTCTCTGAAATCGCCTGCGCGCTCGGCATCGTGCAACTACGCCGTCTTCCCACAATCCTCGCACAGCGTACACGGGTCGCAAGTAGTTATCACGATCTGCTCGCACACCTCGACGGTATCCTTCTTCCACCGCTCTATCTTCAATCCCGCACCGTCAGCTGGTTCGTCTATATCGTTCGTCTCGCCGAACAATCCACATCCGCCGAACGCGACAAAGTTCTCGACGCATTGCTGCAAGCCGGCATCGGCTGCGCACGATACTTCGCGCCCATCCATCTCCAACCCGCCTACCAGCAACTTCCCGCCGCACAGCAGGCAAGGCTACCCGTAACAGAAGCCATTGCAGAACGCACTCTCGCGCTTCCCTTTTTCAATCAACTGTCATTCGCAGACGCAGCGCAAGTCGCAGACACACTCAAAGCCGCAATGGCCGCAATCACCGCTGATCGATAA
- a CDS encoding FG-GAP-like repeat-containing protein — protein MLLVQNPMYLHSWKNQRTVRALFAFWMILVTATIGFAQQTQGSNEKEIGIIVTKTEEQAGEALKALRAGMDFGVIAKENSIDSTAVEGGYMGRMNPEALRVELRDGLRGVKPGGLSDVMRIPSGFAVLTVFAKAPNRPDLDKTRFAAMHAAHAVRQSIVVSGNGEAKTVFEQYAKPQGWERSLSVPCEIRRKSMQEAIHSMEQLLTQAAAQPAGEVPPRDLIDGYSALAALRAYRGDMQESIDAWQSAYKVAQASFPGSVPYLQETLGVSYLHLAEMENGAYRNSGSIDIFPPMDKHEHFEKQENSKLAVQYFQSYLEQKPDDMEVKWLLNLAYVSLGQYPAGVPVKYLVPEVAFAPKEGGLQGIGRFTDVAPGAGLNAFKSSGGIIVDDFDNDGLLDVIASSNDMCEQLQFFHNNGDGTFSDRTAQAGLTGQLGGLNIVEADYNNDGCMDLLVLRGGWEFPMRRSLLRNNCDGTFTDVTEQSGLGDSVSESQSAVWADIDNDGYVDLFIANEKGPSQLFHNRGDGTFEDISHAAGIDKTSFSKGVVAADYDRDGYVDLYVSNMGDANFLYHNNHDNTFTEIARQAGVQAPFQSFATWFFDYDNDGWPDLFVTDYYSSVDEVMRSALGMPFTVETPKLYRNMHDGTFEDVTAKVGLDKVYLPMGSNFGDIDNDGYLDMYLGMGDPSFVSVMPHELLKNVEGKRFVDVTAVSGTGEIHKGHGIAFADLERNGQQDIVANMGGAVPADKHVMRLFRNPGNGNDWINVRLVGVKSNRAAIGAEIKVTVENDKGATRSIYRTVGQTSSFGGNPMEQAIGLGHGASNIRIEVWWPATKTRQQFNAVGKDQFLEIKEFSSEYTRLDRHTYQLGSKKLAAAAR, from the coding sequence ATGCTTCTTGTTCAGAACCCGATGTATTTGCACTCGTGGAAGAATCAGAGAACCGTGCGCGCGCTGTTTGCGTTTTGGATGATCCTTGTTACAGCAACGATTGGTTTTGCGCAGCAGACGCAAGGCTCGAACGAGAAGGAGATTGGAATCATCGTCACGAAGACGGAGGAGCAGGCTGGCGAGGCGTTGAAGGCATTGCGGGCGGGGATGGATTTTGGCGTGATCGCCAAAGAAAACTCCATCGACTCCACGGCGGTTGAGGGTGGATACATGGGGCGAATGAATCCAGAGGCGCTGCGGGTTGAATTGCGCGATGGGCTGCGCGGAGTGAAGCCAGGCGGACTGAGCGATGTGATGCGGATACCGAGCGGGTTCGCGGTCTTGACAGTCTTTGCGAAGGCGCCTAACCGGCCCGATCTGGATAAGACGCGATTTGCCGCGATGCACGCGGCACATGCGGTGCGCCAGAGCATTGTGGTTTCAGGGAACGGCGAGGCCAAGACCGTCTTTGAGCAATATGCAAAGCCGCAGGGGTGGGAACGCAGCTTGAGTGTGCCGTGCGAGATACGCAGGAAGTCCATGCAGGAGGCGATTCATAGTATGGAGCAGTTGCTCACGCAAGCCGCGGCGCAACCGGCAGGCGAGGTGCCACCGCGCGACCTGATCGATGGGTACTCGGCGCTGGCTGCGCTGCGGGCTTATCGGGGTGATATGCAGGAGTCGATTGATGCATGGCAGAGCGCGTACAAGGTTGCGCAGGCCAGTTTTCCCGGATCGGTGCCGTATCTTCAGGAGACCTTGGGTGTGAGTTATCTGCATCTGGCGGAGATGGAGAACGGTGCGTACCGGAATTCGGGCAGCATCGATATCTTCCCGCCGATGGATAAGCACGAGCACTTTGAAAAGCAGGAAAATTCAAAGCTGGCGGTTCAATACTTTCAGAGTTATCTCGAGCAGAAGCCGGATGACATGGAGGTGAAGTGGCTGCTTAATCTCGCGTATGTTTCGCTGGGACAGTATCCGGCCGGGGTGCCGGTGAAGTACCTGGTTCCAGAGGTTGCCTTCGCTCCGAAGGAAGGCGGCTTGCAGGGGATTGGACGCTTTACGGATGTGGCTCCGGGTGCGGGCTTGAATGCGTTCAAGAGTTCGGGCGGGATCATTGTGGATGACTTCGATAATGATGGACTGCTCGACGTGATCGCGTCGAGCAACGATATGTGTGAGCAGCTTCAGTTTTTTCATAACAATGGCGACGGTACGTTTAGCGACCGCACCGCGCAGGCTGGATTGACGGGGCAATTGGGTGGACTCAATATTGTGGAGGCTGATTACAACAACGACGGGTGTATGGATCTGCTGGTGTTGCGCGGCGGGTGGGAGTTTCCCATGCGACGTTCGCTGTTGCGGAATAACTGCGACGGGACATTTACGGATGTGACGGAGCAGAGCGGGTTAGGCGATAGCGTGAGCGAGAGCCAGTCTGCGGTGTGGGCGGATATCGATAATGACGGCTATGTCGACTTGTTTATTGCGAATGAGAAGGGGCCGAGTCAGTTATTTCACAATCGAGGAGACGGTACGTTTGAGGATATCTCGCATGCGGCGGGAATCGACAAGACTTCATTCAGCAAGGGCGTGGTTGCCGCGGATTATGACAGGGATGGATATGTCGACCTCTATGTTTCGAATATGGGCGACGCCAATTTTCTCTATCACAACAATCATGACAACACGTTTACTGAAATCGCGCGGCAGGCCGGCGTGCAGGCTCCGTTTCAGAGCTTTGCGACGTGGTTCTTTGACTATGACAACGATGGATGGCCGGATTTATTTGTGACGGACTACTACAGCTCGGTGGACGAAGTTATGCGGAGCGCGCTTGGGATGCCGTTTACGGTGGAGACGCCGAAGCTGTATCGGAACATGCATGACGGAACTTTTGAGGATGTGACCGCGAAGGTTGGATTGGACAAGGTGTACTTGCCGATGGGCTCGAACTTTGGCGATATTGACAATGATGGGTATCTGGACATGTATCTTGGCATGGGCGATCCCTCCTTTGTTTCTGTAATGCCGCATGAGCTCTTAAAGAATGTCGAGGGGAAGAGGTTTGTCGATGTGACGGCGGTTTCCGGCACGGGAGAGATACACAAGGGGCATGGCATTGCCTTTGCGGATCTGGAACGAAACGGGCAGCAGGACATTGTCGCAAACATGGGAGGCGCTGTGCCTGCGGACAAGCATGTGATGCGGTTGTTCCGCAATCCGGGGAATGGCAATGACTGGATCAATGTACGTCTTGTCGGCGTGAAGAGTAATCGCGCGGCGATTGGTGCGGAGATTAAAGTTACGGTTGAGAATGATAAGGGCGCTACGCGGTCGATTTATCGCACGGTTGGCCAGACGAGTTCTTTCGGCGGGAATCCGATGGAGCAGGCTATCGGGCTGGGGCATGGCGCGAGTAACATTCGTATCGAAGTGTGGTGGCCTGCGACGAAGACCCGACAGCAGTTCAACGCAGTAGGAAAAGATCAGTTCCTTGAGATCAAGGAATTTTCCAGCGAATACACACGGCTTGATCGACATACTTATCAACTTGGATCGAAAAAGTTGGCAGCTGCGGCGAGGTGA
- a CDS encoding aminopeptidase P N-terminal domain-containing protein: MCQLTRNTLQHRVSLLAFLILILAAPLAHALEKQPVSVYHTRRVALAEKLQGGVTVLFAAEEPLLDFMPYRQDEDFYYLTGWNEPGAALMIVADAPTAAQPRSYHEVLFLPTRNLRMEKYTGIKLDAATPNAAKTAGVDEVLPMTDLPIQLNKLISADRRLGSNIWTQPDAAQAKALMGWTAATLGDATTPAAHDVTSLTMQLRVVKDAGELALLKKAADASIAAQRVMMRSTKPGVTERAIAGKILAKLMEDGCERPSYAPIVGAGINSTTLHYSDNSATLADGDIMVVDAAGEYSMYASDITRTVPVNGHFTARQREVYDVVLGAQRAAAAAFVAGKSTINDPYHRDPNSLDTVAWNYINTHGKGLHGEPLSDYWIHGLGHMVGINVHDPSNYPAVLKPGMVFTIEPGVYIPEEKIGVRIEDVFVVGEDGKLIDLIASLPHTADDVEAAMRSDNK, from the coding sequence ATGTGTCAACTTACCCGGAACACTCTCCAGCATCGCGTTTCACTGCTTGCCTTCCTGATTCTCATCCTGGCTGCGCCACTCGCACACGCTCTTGAGAAGCAACCTGTCTCCGTCTACCACACGCGGCGCGTAGCTCTCGCTGAGAAGCTGCAAGGCGGAGTTACAGTCCTGTTTGCGGCCGAAGAGCCATTGCTTGATTTCATGCCCTACCGCCAGGACGAAGACTTCTACTACCTCACCGGCTGGAACGAGCCCGGCGCTGCACTGATGATCGTGGCCGACGCACCAACAGCAGCTCAGCCGCGCAGCTATCATGAAGTGCTCTTCCTGCCGACGCGCAATCTGCGCATGGAAAAGTACACCGGAATCAAGCTGGACGCGGCCACGCCAAACGCTGCCAAGACAGCGGGCGTCGACGAAGTGCTGCCCATGACCGACCTGCCCATCCAGCTCAACAAGCTCATTTCAGCCGACCGACGCCTTGGATCCAACATCTGGACCCAGCCCGATGCCGCGCAGGCCAAGGCATTGATGGGATGGACCGCAGCAACACTGGGCGACGCGACCACACCTGCTGCGCACGACGTCACCAGTCTTACCATGCAACTGCGCGTTGTCAAAGACGCAGGCGAACTCGCGCTTCTAAAGAAAGCCGCCGACGCCTCCATCGCCGCGCAGCGAGTGATGATGCGCAGCACCAAACCCGGCGTCACCGAGCGCGCCATCGCCGGCAAGATCCTTGCGAAGCTCATGGAAGACGGCTGCGAACGTCCATCCTATGCGCCAATCGTAGGCGCAGGCATCAACTCCACTACGCTGCACTACTCCGACAACTCAGCCACGCTTGCCGACGGCGATATCATGGTCGTCGACGCAGCCGGCGAATACAGCATGTACGCCTCCGACATCACGCGCACCGTTCCCGTAAACGGGCACTTCACCGCCCGCCAGCGCGAGGTCTACGACGTCGTCCTCGGCGCGCAGCGCGCAGCCGCCGCAGCCTTCGTCGCCGGCAAGTCCACCATCAACGACCCCTACCATCGCGACCCCAACTCCCTCGACACCGTCGCCTGGAACTACATAAACACCCACGGCAAAGGACTGCATGGCGAGCCGCTTTCCGATTACTGGATCCACGGGCTCGGCCACATGGTCGGCATCAACGTGCACGATCCCTCCAATTATCCCGCAGTGCTCAAACCCGGCATGGTCTTCACCATCGAGCCTGGTGTCTACATCCCTGAGGAGAAGATCGGCGTTCGAATTGAAGATGTATTCGTCGTCGGAGAAGACGGCAAACTCATCGATCTCATCGCATCGCTTCCGCACACCGCCGACGACGTGGAAGCGGCAATGCGGTCCGACAACAAGTGA
- a CDS encoding porin family protein — MSIRSVSPLRRRAMICAPVAALAFTFAAFSMATASAQSPDQFASSTQSLIADNSDLAAPIPSPSLAAAGGQASGSYGYHDHSLTSRLAFEAGGGFNAPIGNDQPFITWGGNFTVGGGYKFSKRVSLLAEYQFMDDKLPGGLIADAGAQGGHAHIWSLTLDPVIDLLPNRKNSVYVTGGGGFYRKVTSFTDPEAVEECFYFCTIGTENVVVSHFSSNQGGLNVGVGITHKLGSDNNLKAYAEVRYLWLNTPGIGSTDGLGTTELLPVTFGVRW; from the coding sequence ATGTCTATACGCAGTGTTTCGCCGCTTCGGCGGCGCGCGATGATCTGCGCTCCTGTCGCAGCATTGGCCTTTACCTTTGCAGCTTTTTCAATGGCGACAGCCAGCGCACAATCCCCCGATCAGTTTGCAAGTTCCACTCAATCCCTTATTGCGGATAACTCCGATCTCGCAGCTCCTATACCTTCTCCTTCGCTTGCCGCTGCGGGCGGTCAGGCGAGCGGATCGTATGGCTACCATGATCACAGTTTGACGAGCCGTCTGGCTTTTGAAGCCGGCGGTGGATTCAATGCGCCGATTGGTAACGATCAGCCATTCATTACATGGGGCGGTAACTTCACGGTAGGTGGCGGATACAAATTCAGCAAGCGAGTGAGTCTGCTTGCCGAGTATCAATTCATGGACGACAAACTGCCTGGCGGATTGATTGCAGACGCGGGCGCACAGGGCGGCCACGCGCATATCTGGTCACTGACGCTCGATCCGGTGATCGATCTGCTGCCCAACCGCAAGAATAGTGTCTATGTCACGGGCGGCGGCGGATTCTATCGCAAGGTTACGAGCTTCACCGATCCGGAAGCCGTGGAGGAATGCTTCTACTTCTGCACGATCGGTACTGAAAATGTAGTTGTCAGTCACTTCTCCAGCAATCAGGGCGGCCTCAATGTAGGCGTTGGCATTACGCACAAGCTGGGCAGCGACAACAACCTGAAGGCCTATGCAGAAGTGCGCTATCTATGGCTGAATACGCCTGGGATCGGGAGCACGGATGGCTTGGGTACGACGGAGCTTCTTCCTGTCACGTTTGGAGTTCGCTGGTAA
- a CDS encoding 3-keto-disaccharide hydrolase produces MRVDRYLVIAALIGLSSSAFAGAGAKDIPKHGPEEVLFDGKDLNQFNTFIKSTGLNSDPGHIFTVEKGMIHVSGKEMGYIITKQDYKNYYLRAEFKWGEGTFAPRAGQARDSGILYNIQGPDKVWPRSVEFQINEGCTGDFWMTDGAALTGKDGVRVTGPDGSAKKIDRFNKGPWKNEVGYRDPVNEVEKPHGQWNVVELVNQDGHVKQYVNGKLANEGTDAFPSSGKILFQSEGAEVYFRNIKLYPLN; encoded by the coding sequence ATGCGGGTTGATAGATATCTCGTAATTGCAGCTTTGATTGGGCTCTCGTCTTCGGCGTTTGCGGGAGCAGGGGCCAAGGACATACCTAAACATGGACCTGAGGAGGTTCTGTTTGATGGCAAGGACCTGAACCAGTTCAACACATTTATCAAGAGCACTGGGCTGAATTCCGATCCTGGACATATCTTTACGGTTGAGAAGGGGATGATTCACGTTTCGGGCAAGGAGATGGGCTACATCATTACCAAGCAGGATTACAAGAACTACTATCTGCGCGCGGAGTTCAAATGGGGCGAGGGCACGTTTGCGCCGCGTGCCGGACAGGCAAGAGACAGCGGCATTCTTTACAACATTCAGGGACCGGATAAGGTGTGGCCGCGCTCGGTGGAGTTTCAGATCAATGAAGGATGTACTGGCGATTTCTGGATGACGGATGGTGCTGCTCTTACCGGCAAGGATGGAGTGCGCGTGACCGGGCCGGATGGCAGTGCGAAGAAGATCGACCGCTTCAATAAAGGGCCGTGGAAGAACGAGGTCGGCTATCGCGACCCGGTGAACGAAGTGGAAAAGCCGCACGGCCAATGGAACGTGGTCGAACTGGTGAATCAGGATGGGCACGTGAAGCAATACGTGAACGGCAAGCTCGCTAATGAAGGAACTGACGCATTTCCATCCAGCGGGAAAATACTGTTTCAATCGGAAGGCGCGGAGGTCTATTTTCGCAATATCAAGCTCTATCCGCTTAACTAA